The following proteins are co-located in the Desulfovibrio intestinalis genome:
- a CDS encoding HAD family hydrolase — translation MKAFFFDLDGTLLDSLADIGNACNAILEKHGYPTHPLPKYRHFVGNGFGKLVRATLPADAALDDQTKAQLVEEARQYYGLHMYDCTRPYDGVIPALEKLSAAGHPLAILSNKPEEHTLEIVQRYFSAIPFTLVRGARKDVPLKPQPHALLDMMKTMNTSAAQTLYVGDSDVDVLTARNAGVISVGVAWGFRGADELRQAGADHIIDTPSQLPKLAEEA, via the coding sequence ATGAAAGCCTTTTTCTTTGACCTTGACGGCACTCTGCTCGATTCTCTTGCTGACATAGGCAATGCCTGCAACGCCATACTGGAAAAACATGGCTATCCCACACACCCCTTGCCGAAGTACAGGCATTTCGTGGGGAACGGCTTTGGCAAGCTTGTTCGCGCTACCTTGCCCGCTGACGCTGCGCTGGACGATCAGACCAAGGCGCAGCTGGTTGAAGAGGCGCGCCAGTACTATGGCCTCCATATGTACGATTGCACGCGCCCTTACGACGGCGTGATTCCCGCCCTGGAAAAGCTGTCTGCAGCGGGGCACCCTCTGGCTATCCTTTCCAACAAGCCCGAAGAGCATACCCTGGAAATCGTTCAGCGCTACTTTTCCGCCATACCCTTCACACTGGTTCGTGGCGCGAGAAAAGACGTGCCCTTGAAGCCCCAGCCCCATGCCCTTCTGGACATGATGAAAACAATGAATACATCTGCTGCACAAACCCTGTATGTGGGCGACAGCGATGTGGATGTTCTGACTGCACGTAACGCTGGCGTGATTTCAGTAGGCGTAGCCTGGGGATTCCGCGGCGCAGATGAACTGCGTCAGGCCGGGGCCGACCATATAATTGACACACCATCACAATTGCCAAAACTGGCAGAAGAGGCGTAG
- a CDS encoding bacteriohemerythrin, with amino-acid sequence MPAFFLLLAIAPAIGAAGLLLYPPLSYVAGIAGLACGFGGLFLLYRSLLKPLRNICDSLKQPGALHLPHDSDCGALCYLAELMAAHGEARAKELAATRRDMEQSRHDAAEWHEKYKIAMSGQAMTKDSLREAARKLHRLAADQAEQERKLVSAHPTLAQTPLRDGLTTQWLDKIAAELEYCENYLNQINAFLGKESSSLSHAESEQEDEYFKWSASYSTGVPVIDGQHKLLLSYINRLHNGLRQGKDPALLLEILDALAGYAFTHFNTEEIFFAHSDYPMSKEHVEVHQRFKDKVVLFREALLEGKADVDLALLEFLKTWLIEHIQGMDVSFAPYVAQRHDIAQD; translated from the coding sequence ATGCCTGCTTTTTTTCTTCTTTTGGCCATTGCCCCCGCTATTGGCGCGGCGGGGCTCCTTCTCTATCCGCCCCTTTCTTATGTTGCAGGCATAGCGGGGCTTGCATGCGGCTTTGGCGGACTTTTTCTCCTTTACCGAAGCCTGCTCAAACCTCTTCGAAATATCTGCGACAGCCTCAAACAACCTGGGGCGCTTCATTTGCCCCACGACTCCGATTGTGGGGCCTTGTGTTATCTTGCTGAACTGATGGCTGCCCACGGGGAAGCGCGCGCCAAAGAACTTGCTGCGACCCGCCGTGACATGGAACAATCCCGTCATGATGCCGCTGAATGGCATGAGAAATATAAAATTGCCATGTCTGGCCAGGCCATGACCAAGGACAGCCTGCGCGAGGCCGCACGCAAACTGCACAGATTGGCCGCAGATCAGGCAGAGCAAGAACGAAAGCTTGTGTCAGCACACCCGACATTGGCGCAAACGCCCCTTCGGGACGGACTTACCACACAATGGCTGGACAAGATCGCTGCGGAGCTGGAATACTGCGAGAACTATCTGAACCAGATAAATGCTTTTCTGGGTAAGGAAAGCTCTTCTTTGAGCCACGCGGAATCCGAGCAGGAAGACGAGTATTTTAAGTGGTCAGCCAGCTACTCCACTGGGGTACCCGTTATTGACGGCCAGCATAAGCTGTTGCTTTCCTATATTAACAGGCTGCACAATGGCCTTCGCCAGGGCAAGGACCCTGCCCTTCTTCTCGAAATCCTCGATGCTCTGGCAGGGTACGCCTTCACTCATTTCAATACAGAAGAAATTTTCTTTGCGCACTCCGACTACCCCATGTCCAAAGAACACGTCGAAGTTCACCAACGGTTTAAAGACAAGGTCGTTCTTTTTAGAGAAGCCCTTTTGGAAGGCAAAGCCGACGTTGATCTGGCCCTGCTTGAATTTTTAAAGACGTGGCTGATTGAACACATACAGGGTATGGATGTAAGTTTTGCTCCCTATGTAGCGCAGCGCCACGACATTGCACAGGACTAA
- the nifS gene encoding cysteine desulfurase NifS: MKTIYLDNNATTAVAPEVRDAIVPYLSDLYGNPSSMHTFGGQVGDAVEAARENLANLLGASPDEILFTSCGSESDNAAIWSAVQTQPEKRHLITTRVEHPAVLNVIQHWERHGYRVTYLGVDNKGRLDMDEYAQALSEDTALVSIMFANNEVGNIYPIQRMSEMAHEKGILFHTDAVQTVGKTPIDLSHLPVDMLSLSGHKLHAPKGIGALYIRKGVRFRPFLRGGHQERGRRAGTENVPYIIGMGVAAQLALDHMQEERVQVALLRDKLEAGILERIPDSMVNGDIENRLPNTSNISFKNVEGEAILLMLDRLGICASSGSACTSGSLEPSHVLRAMGVPFNYAHGSVRLSLSRYTTDEDVDFVIEHFPQVIETLRAISPFKD, encoded by the coding sequence ATGAAAACTATCTATCTTGACAATAATGCCACCACGGCGGTTGCCCCTGAAGTTCGGGACGCCATAGTGCCCTACCTTTCAGATCTTTACGGCAACCCTTCCAGCATGCACACCTTTGGTGGGCAGGTGGGCGACGCCGTGGAAGCCGCCAGGGAAAATCTGGCGAACCTTCTGGGCGCCAGCCCGGACGAGATACTGTTTACCTCCTGCGGGTCTGAAAGCGACAATGCCGCCATCTGGTCGGCTGTTCAGACGCAGCCGGAAAAACGCCACCTTATTACCACCCGCGTGGAACACCCCGCTGTGCTCAATGTCATACAGCACTGGGAACGACACGGCTATCGCGTTACCTACCTTGGAGTGGACAACAAGGGCAGGCTGGACATGGATGAGTACGCCCAGGCTTTGTCTGAAGACACTGCCCTCGTCTCCATCATGTTTGCCAACAACGAAGTAGGAAACATCTATCCCATTCAGCGCATGTCAGAAATGGCGCACGAAAAGGGCATACTTTTCCACACTGATGCCGTGCAGACCGTAGGCAAGACGCCTATCGACCTCAGCCATCTGCCTGTGGACATGCTGTCCCTTTCCGGCCACAAGCTGCATGCTCCCAAGGGCATCGGTGCTCTTTACATCCGTAAGGGCGTGCGGTTCCGTCCCTTCCTGCGTGGCGGACATCAAGAACGTGGGCGCAGGGCCGGAACAGAAAACGTGCCCTACATCATCGGTATGGGCGTTGCCGCACAGCTGGCTCTCGACCATATGCAGGAAGAACGCGTGCAGGTAGCCTTGCTGCGCGACAAGCTGGAAGCAGGCATTCTTGAGCGCATCCCCGACTCTATGGTCAATGGTGATATTGAAAACCGCCTGCCCAATACCTCCAACATCTCGTTCAAGAATGTTGAAGGCGAAGCTATTCTGCTTATGCTTGACAGGCTGGGCATCTGTGCCAGCTCAGGTTCGGCCTGTACATCGGGCAGCCTTGAACCTTCACACGTTCTGCGAGCTATGGGCGTGCCCTTCAACTATGCTCACGGATCCGTTCGCCTTTCGCTTTCACGGTACACGACCGATGAAGATGTAGATTTTGTGATCGAGCATTTTCCCCAGGTCATTGAAACCCTCAGAGCCATTTCGCCTTTCAAGGACTAG
- a CDS encoding RrF2 family transcriptional regulator, with the protein MRFSTRTRYGLRFLLRLAAQPQGSLLQLGQVAREESISSGYLEQIVRALRPMGILRAVRGSGGGYALAKAPADINMEEVFQHLEGEISPVRCLSKGRSCLREKHCSTRGFWSELDGHIRSFLQQRTLQEIIDTEKHSASGGNYVELH; encoded by the coding sequence ATGCGATTTTCAACCAGAACCCGTTATGGATTGCGTTTTCTATTGCGGCTGGCAGCCCAGCCTCAGGGCAGCCTTTTGCAATTGGGGCAAGTGGCTCGCGAAGAAAGCATTTCTTCGGGCTATCTGGAGCAGATTGTCCGGGCTTTGCGCCCGATGGGCATACTGAGGGCAGTGCGCGGTTCAGGCGGAGGCTACGCCCTGGCGAAAGCTCCGGCAGATATCAATATGGAAGAAGTTTTTCAGCACCTTGAGGGCGAAATATCTCCAGTGCGCTGCTTGAGCAAAGGCCGTTCCTGCCTGCGGGAAAAGCATTGTTCAACGCGCGGCTTCTGGAGTGAACTGGACGGACATATCCGCAGCTTTCTGCAACAAAGAACGCTGCAAGAAATCATAGATACAGAGAAGCACTCCGCTTCGGGAGGCAATTATGTGGAACTACACTGA
- a CDS encoding serine/threonine protein kinase encodes MSKKQLSAAQGIEAACILFSINTDAEGMVRLAHSAQLPPVYLEGAGAICFCSEWRAFTHAVVTAGLMQYAPNSVLMGYLRQTGNLLQNAAKAQPTDPAKPVNQEAPPASESASAEKTDGLPSGLEAFVDGPFAQYMPLLAQSEQSQCPELFCQRLAVETARVRGEASPLDDQSKARLTAVMAMLISAVWDKLEQYEILAD; translated from the coding sequence ATGTCCAAAAAACAATTGAGCGCCGCACAGGGCATTGAAGCCGCCTGCATTCTTTTTTCCATCAATACTGATGCAGAGGGTATGGTGCGCCTGGCGCACAGCGCCCAGTTGCCGCCAGTCTATCTTGAAGGAGCGGGAGCCATCTGCTTTTGTTCAGAATGGCGCGCCTTCACCCATGCGGTGGTCACGGCAGGGCTCATGCAGTACGCCCCCAACAGTGTTTTGATGGGCTATCTGCGCCAAACAGGCAATCTTTTGCAGAATGCCGCCAAAGCGCAGCCCACAGATCCGGCCAAGCCTGTAAATCAGGAGGCACCGCCTGCATCGGAATCTGCATCTGCAGAAAAAACGGACGGCCTGCCCTCTGGCCTGGAAGCCTTTGTTGATGGGCCCTTTGCCCAGTATATGCCCTTGCTGGCGCAGAGTGAGCAATCACAGTGCCCGGAACTTTTTTGTCAGCGCCTTGCGGTAGAGACTGCCAGAGTGCGGGGTGAAGCCTCGCCGCTGGACGATCAATCCAAGGCCCGGCTGACAGCCGTAATGGCCATGCTTATCAGCGCAGTGTGGGACAAACTGGAACAATACGAAATACTGGCAGACTAG
- the nrdG gene encoding anaerobic ribonucleoside-triphosphate reductase activating protein, which produces MPEDAASQSMRLSGIVEESIVDGPGLRYVLFTQGCPHHCKGCHNPQTHSFDGGFLFTAEDALKQFEENPLLAGVTLSGGEPFAQAAPLCVVAQGVQSKGKTVITYTGYTFEDLWQRAQGDPWTARLLELTDLLIDGPYVEELRDLELLFRGSSNQRLLSRQDRESLAMYLQTSKK; this is translated from the coding sequence ATGCCTGAGGACGCGGCTTCGCAGTCCATGCGTCTGTCCGGTATTGTGGAGGAATCCATAGTAGACGGGCCGGGGCTGCGATATGTGCTTTTTACTCAGGGGTGTCCGCACCATTGTAAAGGGTGCCACAACCCGCAGACACACAGCTTTGATGGCGGTTTTCTATTTACGGCAGAAGACGCGCTTAAGCAGTTTGAAGAAAATCCCCTGCTTGCAGGCGTGACTCTTTCTGGCGGCGAGCCTTTTGCCCAGGCAGCTCCCCTTTGTGTTGTAGCGCAAGGCGTGCAAAGCAAGGGCAAGACTGTGATTACCTACACAGGGTACACATTTGAGGATCTGTGGCAGCGCGCCCAAGGGGACCCCTGGACCGCGCGCCTGCTGGAGCTTACAGATTTGTTGATTGATGGCCCCTATGTGGAAGAGCTTCGCGATCTGGAATTGCTTTTTCGTGGTAGCTCCAATCAACGGCTGCTGAGCAGGCAAGACCGCGAATCTCTTGCAATGTATCTTCAAACGTCCAAAAAGTAG
- a CDS encoding ATP-binding protein: MKRLIIQIDEDKCNGCGQCILDCAEGALAIVDGKAKLIKDSYCDGLGACLNCPEGALQLIEREADDFDEEAALTAKAEREGHGKPIGGCSPHGMPHKSGGGCPGSMARALKPLSPGAVASNPGLAVELPSWPIQLRLVPPTAPFLKGAHVLLAAHCAGFALPNLHKDWIAGRIPIIACPKLEDNAALLEKLTAIIKSGQIAKLTVLRMSVPCCGGLERLVQQALKDAQSDLQMECHVVTV, encoded by the coding sequence ATGAAACGTCTTATAATTCAGATTGACGAAGACAAGTGTAACGGCTGCGGCCAGTGCATACTGGACTGTGCCGAAGGCGCATTGGCTATAGTTGACGGCAAAGCCAAACTCATTAAAGATTCTTACTGTGACGGGTTGGGAGCTTGCCTGAATTGTCCTGAAGGCGCATTGCAGCTTATTGAACGTGAGGCAGACGACTTTGATGAAGAGGCTGCCCTGACTGCCAAGGCTGAACGTGAAGGACACGGCAAGCCCATTGGAGGCTGTAGCCCCCACGGCATGCCGCACAAATCAGGCGGCGGTTGCCCCGGCAGCATGGCGCGTGCCCTCAAACCCCTGTCGCCCGGCGCAGTAGCCAGCAACCCGGGTTTAGCCGTTGAGCTGCCTTCATGGCCCATTCAGTTGCGGCTTGTGCCGCCCACGGCTCCCTTCCTTAAAGGAGCCCATGTACTGTTGGCAGCTCATTGTGCTGGCTTTGCCCTGCCCAATCTGCACAAAGACTGGATTGCAGGCCGCATTCCCATTATTGCCTGCCCCAAACTTGAAGACAATGCGGCCTTGCTGGAAAAACTTACGGCCATCATAAAGTCGGGGCAGATAGCAAAACTGACAGTGCTGCGCATGAGCGTGCCGTGCTGTGGCGGTCTTGAAAGGCTGGTTCAGCAAGCCCTGAAAGACGCGCAAAGCGATCTGCAGATGGAATGCCATGTGGTTACGGTTTAG
- the metA gene encoding homoserine O-acetyltransferase MetA, translating to MPIKIPADLPACAALENENIFVMTEDRAVMQDIRPLEIAIVNLMPTKIATETQLLRLLSNSPLQVNITLLRTEAHESKNTPARHLERFYKTFSEIRHDSFDGMIVTGAPVEHLPFEDVDYWHELLDIMNYAANHVYSTLYICWAAQAALYHFYGIPKFSLSRKLSGIYEHDILQSGCRLFQGFDDTFTAPHSRNTEVRAQSILEESRLRMLAQSAQAGVTLLESIDHSQVFMTGHLEYDRGTLDAEYRRDVDRGLNPDVPEHYYPNDDASVMPHMNWRAHAHLFYCNWLNYYVYQETPFSLTAITRNREGRPL from the coding sequence ATGCCTATCAAGATCCCGGCGGATTTGCCCGCCTGCGCAGCTCTCGAAAACGAAAATATCTTCGTGATGACCGAAGACCGTGCAGTAATGCAGGACATCCGCCCTCTCGAAATAGCTATCGTCAACCTTATGCCTACCAAGATCGCAACAGAAACCCAACTGTTGCGGCTCTTGAGCAACTCGCCGCTCCAGGTCAACATTACCCTGCTGCGTACCGAGGCGCACGAGTCCAAAAATACTCCGGCACGGCACCTTGAACGTTTTTATAAAACGTTCAGCGAGATACGGCACGACAGTTTTGACGGCATGATAGTAACGGGCGCGCCTGTGGAGCACCTGCCCTTTGAAGATGTGGATTATTGGCACGAACTGCTTGATATCATGAATTACGCGGCCAACCACGTCTATTCGACCCTATACATTTGCTGGGCTGCCCAGGCGGCCCTGTACCATTTTTACGGGATACCCAAATTCAGCCTTTCACGTAAGCTTTCCGGCATCTATGAGCACGACATTTTACAGTCGGGTTGCCGCCTTTTTCAAGGTTTTGACGACACGTTCACAGCCCCGCACTCGCGAAACACCGAAGTGCGCGCCCAGAGCATTCTTGAAGAATCCCGCCTGCGCATGCTGGCCCAGTCCGCGCAGGCAGGGGTAACTCTTTTGGAAAGCATTGATCATTCGCAAGTTTTCATGACAGGCCATCTGGAGTATGATCGGGGCACGTTGGATGCTGAATATCGCCGCGATGTTGACCGGGGTCTGAACCCGGATGTGCCTGAGCATTACTATCCGAACGATGATGCCTCTGTCATGCCGCATATGAACTGGCGTGCGCACGCACATTTGTTCTATTGTAACTGGCTTAACTATTATGTGTACCAGGAAACTCCATTCAGCCTCACAGCCATTACCAGGAACCGCGAAGGGCGGCCCTTGTAA
- a CDS encoding ornithine carbamoyltransferase: MARHILTIKSLGEKASWLLVQQAMGMPEAKTHTNFMADRVAVLLFADNSLPERLCVSAAVRQMGGSVVYEGSRTVWRKELAAFREQLMPIFSYYVDCLYTHGLTVSSWDPARLDLRFPIINAGSPDAHPAHALADIACMLRNSRDLRGVTCAWLGCLNGTLHSLIEATAWFPFALRVALPEHVDAAPLKAEAARLGTNITFVDTPDEAVKGADYLLVGCRGGITAEEYEDWSVSEELLAKAKPHARVMLCAAPADAIMVGSNILRNNKTSLLAQQSEYRLRVHKRMLHWAFLDNEDDM, encoded by the coding sequence ATGGCACGACATATTCTGACCATCAAAAGTTTGGGAGAAAAGGCGTCCTGGCTGCTTGTGCAACAGGCAATGGGCATGCCAGAGGCCAAAACGCACACCAATTTTATGGCGGATCGGGTGGCAGTGCTTTTATTTGCCGATAATTCGCTGCCTGAAAGGCTTTGCGTATCTGCTGCCGTGCGTCAAATGGGCGGGTCTGTGGTTTATGAAGGCAGCCGCACTGTTTGGCGCAAAGAATTGGCGGCTTTTCGTGAACAGCTTATGCCAATCTTTAGCTACTACGTCGACTGCCTCTATACGCATGGACTGACTGTAAGTTCCTGGGATCCGGCCCGTCTTGACCTTCGTTTTCCGATAATCAATGCGGGCAGCCCTGATGCGCACCCTGCGCATGCTCTGGCCGACATTGCCTGCATGCTGCGTAACTCACGGGATCTTCGCGGCGTAACCTGCGCATGGCTTGGCTGCCTCAACGGCACTTTACACTCTTTGATTGAAGCCACAGCATGGTTTCCCTTTGCTCTGCGTGTGGCTCTGCCGGAGCATGTGGACGCTGCTCCTCTTAAAGCGGAAGCGGCCCGGTTGGGAACAAATATCACCTTCGTGGATACGCCGGATGAAGCGGTAAAGGGCGCCGATTATCTTTTGGTCGGCTGCCGCGGCGGCATTACCGCTGAAGAATATGAAGACTGGAGCGTAAGCGAAGAGCTGCTGGCCAAGGCAAAACCGCACGCAAGGGTCATGCTCTGCGCGGCGCCCGCCGATGCCATCATGGTAGGAAGCAATATTTTGCGCAACAACAAAACATCCTTGCTGGCGCAACAGTCTGAATACCGCCTGCGTGTGCATAAACGCATGTTGCATTGGGCGTTTTTGGATAACGAAGACGATATGTAA
- the nrdD gene encoding anaerobic ribonucleoside-triphosphate reductase → MLMKSRLFDEVKPAQKLVGQGMTFERTRRITGYLVGTLDRFNNAKRAEERDRVKHA, encoded by the coding sequence ATGTTGATGAAGTCGCGTTTGTTTGATGAAGTGAAGCCCGCGCAGAAACTGGTGGGACAGGGCATGACTTTTGAGCGCACCCGCCGCATCACCGGTTACCTTGTGGGCACGCTGGACCGCTTCAACAACGCCAAGCGCGCCGAGGAACGCGACCGGGTAAAGCATGCCTGA
- the nifU gene encoding Fe-S cluster assembly protein NifU has product MWNYTEAVHDHFLRPHNVGPLEGANAIGEVGSLACGDALKLYLKISEQGIIEDATFETFGCASAIASSSVLTDMIKGMHVEDALKISNKDIANSLGGLPKQKMHCSVMGQEALEAAIRQWKGEPPVPHAHEEGKLVCKCFGVTDAQIIRAIRENGLKTVEEVTNYTKAGGACGECLDEIGEILAAELKQTSFVELKPKQRLTNVQRMQLVLKTIEEEIRPLLAADGGDIELVDVDGLRVVVSLRGRCAQCRSSDVTIRDLVQRLLREHVEPDIVVEEA; this is encoded by the coding sequence ATGTGGAACTACACTGAAGCCGTACATGACCATTTTCTCCGTCCGCACAACGTGGGGCCGCTGGAAGGAGCCAACGCCATTGGCGAAGTGGGCAGTCTGGCCTGCGGCGACGCCCTCAAGCTTTACCTCAAGATCAGCGAACAGGGCATTATTGAAGACGCTACCTTTGAAACCTTTGGCTGCGCCAGCGCCATTGCCTCCAGTTCCGTACTTACGGACATGATCAAGGGCATGCACGTTGAAGACGCCCTCAAGATCAGCAACAAGGACATCGCCAACTCCCTCGGCGGGCTGCCCAAGCAGAAGATGCACTGCTCCGTCATGGGGCAGGAAGCTCTGGAAGCTGCAATTCGCCAGTGGAAGGGCGAGCCTCCGGTGCCGCACGCTCATGAAGAAGGCAAGCTTGTCTGTAAGTGTTTCGGCGTAACCGATGCCCAGATCATTCGCGCCATCCGCGAAAACGGGCTCAAGACCGTTGAAGAAGTCACAAACTACACCAAGGCCGGCGGCGCTTGCGGCGAATGCCTGGATGAAATTGGCGAAATTCTGGCGGCTGAACTCAAGCAGACGTCTTTTGTGGAACTGAAGCCCAAGCAGCGCCTGACAAACGTGCAGCGCATGCAACTGGTGCTCAAGACCATTGAAGAAGAAATTCGTCCCCTTCTTGCCGCTGACGGCGGTGACATAGAACTGGTGGATGTGGATGGCCTGCGTGTGGTGGTATCCCTGCGCGGACGCTGCGCGCAATGCCGGTCCAGCGATGTGACCATCCGTGACCTGGTGCAGCGCCTCCTGCGTGAACATGTGGAACCGGACATTGTGGTCGAGGAGGCATAG
- a CDS encoding anaerobic ribonucleoside triphosphate reductase produces MPASITKRDGTAVPFDSVKILNAITKANQAVGGEDMSPTDLLFVTEKVCKKLDARELKHVEEIQDLVEETLIQYDYAKTAKAYILYRAEHTKIRNAESYLMDIYKKLTYSPAIHEDIKRENANIDGDTAMGTMLKYGSEGSKYFIDNYILPKDASSAHINGDIHIHDKDFYMLTETCCQIDLIPLFKNGFSTGHGYLREPNAIESYSALACIAIQANQNEMHGGQSVPHFDFAMAEGVIKTYRKEYERAFTAFVRIAMHLEATEAAAFTEKLLASVDLCPRLGNMEEFGRKLNEVMPAEQKSMAVEAHAYAAEEALKYTERRSYQAMEAFIHNLNTMNSRAGAQVPFSSINYGTDTSAEGRMVTKNLLKATKAGLGNGETSIFPVQIFKVKSGVNYNKEDPNYDLFLLAIEVSAMRLFPNFSFLDAPFNLQYYKPGDYNSEVAYMGCRTRVLGNVYDKDRQVTCGRGNLSFTSVNLPRLGLEAKGDVKKFFALLDDRIDLVFRQLMHRLKVQSTKKVRNYPFLMGEGIWLDSEKLGWDDCIEEVLKHGTLSMGFIGLAEALISLLGKHHGESEESQKLGLEIINHMRKRCDDESESTGLNFSLIATPAESLSGRFVTLDKAKFGNIPGVTDKDYYTNSFHVPVYCHIKAFRKIEIEAPYHAMTNAGHITYVELDGDTCKNPEAFESIIRFMHDNGVGYGSVNHPLDRDPLCGYVGVINGCCPRCGRKEGEGISPELLDELRKKYPHIPKWS; encoded by the coding sequence ATGCCCGCCAGCATTACCAAGCGCGATGGCACGGCAGTGCCTTTTGATTCTGTCAAGATCCTCAACGCCATTACCAAGGCCAATCAGGCCGTTGGTGGTGAGGATATGTCCCCTACCGATCTTTTATTTGTAACGGAAAAAGTCTGCAAAAAACTGGACGCACGCGAGCTGAAGCACGTTGAAGAAATTCAGGACTTGGTTGAAGAAACACTGATTCAGTACGACTACGCCAAGACTGCCAAAGCTTATATTCTGTACCGCGCCGAGCATACGAAGATCCGCAATGCGGAATCGTATCTCATGGATATTTATAAAAAGCTTACGTATTCCCCGGCCATTCACGAAGATATCAAGCGTGAAAATGCCAATATTGACGGTGATACGGCCATGGGCACCATGCTCAAGTATGGCTCCGAAGGCTCCAAGTACTTTATCGACAACTATATTTTGCCCAAGGATGCTTCGTCAGCACATATCAATGGCGATATCCACATTCATGACAAAGATTTCTATATGCTCACGGAAACGTGCTGCCAGATAGATCTTATCCCATTGTTCAAAAACGGATTTTCCACCGGGCACGGCTATCTGCGTGAACCCAACGCCATTGAAAGCTATTCGGCTCTTGCCTGCATAGCCATTCAGGCCAACCAGAATGAAATGCACGGTGGGCAGAGTGTGCCGCACTTTGATTTCGCTATGGCCGAAGGCGTTATCAAGACGTACCGTAAGGAATACGAAAGGGCTTTTACGGCCTTTGTGCGCATTGCCATGCATCTCGAAGCTACGGAAGCTGCTGCCTTTACTGAAAAGTTGCTGGCAAGTGTCGACCTGTGCCCGCGCCTTGGCAATATGGAAGAATTTGGCCGTAAATTGAACGAGGTCATGCCTGCGGAGCAGAAGAGCATGGCAGTAGAAGCCCATGCCTATGCCGCCGAAGAAGCCCTGAAGTACACCGAGCGCCGCTCTTATCAGGCTATGGAAGCTTTTATCCACAACCTGAACACAATGAACTCACGCGCCGGGGCTCAGGTTCCTTTCAGTTCCATCAACTATGGTACTGACACCTCCGCCGAAGGCCGCATGGTGACCAAAAATCTGCTCAAGGCCACCAAGGCTGGTCTTGGCAATGGGGAAACATCCATTTTCCCCGTGCAGATTTTCAAGGTGAAGTCCGGGGTTAACTACAATAAAGAAGACCCCAACTACGACCTCTTCCTCTTGGCCATTGAAGTTTCAGCCATGCGGCTGTTCCCCAACTTCAGCTTTCTGGATGCTCCCTTTAACCTTCAGTACTACAAGCCGGGCGACTACAACTCCGAAGTCGCCTATATGGGCTGCCGCACGCGCGTTCTCGGCAACGTGTACGACAAGGACAGGCAGGTTACCTGCGGGCGCGGCAACCTGAGCTTCACTTCGGTGAACCTTCCGCGGCTGGGGCTTGAAGCCAAGGGCGACGTAAAAAAGTTCTTTGCCCTGCTGGATGACAGGATCGACCTGGTATTTCGTCAGCTCATGCACCGGCTCAAGGTGCAGAGCACCAAGAAGGTGCGTAACTATCCCTTCCTGATGGGTGAAGGGATCTGGCTTGACTCTGAAAAGCTGGGTTGGGACGACTGCATTGAAGAAGTGTTGAAGCACGGCACGCTCAGTATGGGCTTTATCGGCCTGGCTGAAGCGCTCATATCGCTGCTTGGCAAGCACCACGGCGAAAGCGAAGAGTCTCAGAAGCTCGGTCTTGAGATCATCAATCATATGCGCAAGCGCTGCGATGATGAATCGGAAAGTACCGGACTCAACTTCTCGCTCATTGCTACCCCTGCGGAAAGCCTCAGCGGTCGCTTTGTTACGCTGGACAAGGCCAAGTTTGGCAACATTCCCGGTGTTACAGACAAGGATTACTACACAAACTCCTTCCATGTACCCGTGTACTGCCACATCAAGGCCTTCAGAAAAATTGAGATCGAAGCCCCTTACCATGCCATGACCAACGCCGGCCACATTACCTATGTGGAACTGGATGGCGACACGTGCAAGAATCCGGAGGCTTTTGAAAGCATTATCCGCTTCATGCACGACAATGGCGTTGGGTATGGTTCGGTCAACCACCCGCTTGATCGTGATCCTTTGTGCGGCTATGTGGGCGTAATCAACGGTTGTTGCCCACGTTGCGGACGCAAGGAAGGCGAAGGCATCAGCCCCGAACTTCTTGACGAACTGCGCAAAAAGTATCCGCACATTCCCAAGTGGAGCTAA